The window TGTGGGTTATGGCAGCACTTGTGATGCCTATCATATTACAGCTCCCGATCCGGAGGGTTCCGGAGCGGCCGGGGCCATGAAAATGGCCTTGCAGGATGCCGGGCTGAAGCCGGAGGATGTGCAGTACTTAAACGCCCATGGCACCTCCACGCCGGTGGGGGATGCGGCCGAGGTTCTGGCCGTTAAAAAGGTGTTTGGTGAATATGCCCATAAGCTGGCCATCAGTTCTACCAAGTCCATGACCGGGCATATGCTGGGCGCAGCCGGCGCCATTGAGGGGACCGTATCCATTCTCGCGGCCATCCATAATTTGGTTCCGCCCACCATGAATTACGAAACCCCTGATCCGGCCTGTGATCTGGACTTCGTGCCCAATAAGGCCCGCTCCATGGAAGTCAATGTGGCCATTACCAATTCCTTTGGTTTTGGCGGACATAACGTAACACTGGTCTTTAAAAAGTTTAATGCTTAGATCCGGGTGATACATTTGTCAAAACAAGAAGAGGCGATCCAGCGCCTTAAAGTGAAACTGGGTTTCCGGTGGCATAACCCCGCGCTGCTTACCCAGGCCTTGACCCACAGCTCCTGTGTGCATGAAAGCAGGGGCCACGGGTTGTGTCATAACCAGCGTCTGGAGTTTCTGGGGGATGCGGTGCTGGAACTTTTGATTAGTGAACACCTTTATCAGATGTTTCCAGACCGGACCGAAGGAGAATTAACCAAAAAAAGGGCGGCTTCCGTTTGTGAACCTTCATTGGCCAAGGTTGCCCGGGGGTTGGATCTGGGCCGTTGCCTGCGCATGGGACGCGGAGAGGAACGTTCCGGCGGCCGGGAGCGGCCATCCATTCTGGCAGATGCCTTTGAAGCGTTGTTAGGAGCCATTTATCTGGATCAAGGACTGGAGGTCACACGAAAATTTGTGTTGGCCTGTCTTCAGCCGGTCATTGAAGATGTGGTGGCCGGACGATTGGATCGGGATTATAAAACCGAACTTCAGGAGACACTGCAGCAAACTTCTCCGGAACCCTTAAGCTATGTAATTATGAATGAAACCGGGCCGGATCATAATAAGACCTTTACGGCCGGGGTAATTTACCGGGGGCAGGTCATTGGCAGAGGGAACGGTCATTCCAAAAAAGAGGCTGAACAGCAGGCTGCCAAAGACGCTTTTGCGCACCTTGGGGTGATTCGGGCCGCTGTTCCCAAAAACGGCTCTACTTCTAAATTACCAGAGTAACGGGGGTTCGCTGTTTTGTGCTTAAAAAGATTGGAAATCCAAGGATTTAAATCCTTTCGTGAACGGATTAAGTTGGAATTGAGTCCGGGTCTGACCGTTGTGGTGGGCCCCAATGGCAGTGGGAAAAGCAATATTACCGATGCCATCAGTTGGTGTCTGGGAGAGCAGCGGGTCTCCAATCTAAGGGGCTCCCGCATGGAGGACGTCATTTTTGCAGGAAGCGACCAGCGGAAACCCGTCGGCATGGCCGAGGTGACGCTAACCCTGGATAACAGCGCCCGGCTGTTCCAGCTCCCTTACGAAGAAATCGCGGTTTCCCGGCGTTTTTACCGGTCCGGTGAAAGTGAATACTCGATTAACAAGGTCCCCTGCAGGCTCAAGGATATCCATGCCCTATTCATGGATACCGGTTTAGGCCGGGGGGCCTATTCACTTATCGGTCAGGGGAAAGTGGATGAAATATTGAGCAGCCGGCCGGAAGAGCGCCGGTCCATTATCGAAGAGGCGGCCGGAATTGTTAAATACCGCCACCGCAAAGAAGAGGCGGTTCGGAAAATGCAGGGGGCGACCCAGGATTTAAACCGGGTGCTGGATATTATCTCGGAACTGGAAACCCGCCTGGAACCCCTTTCCCTTCAGGCTGAAAAGACAAGACAGTTCAACGACCTGCAAAAGGAACTGCGCAATTGGGAATTATCCCTCTTTAAACGGGATTGGGACGATCTGCACAGCCGTCTTAAGGAGATCAAAGGCCAACTGGAGCTGGCGAAAAAAGAACTAAACCAGGAAAAACCTCTTTATCAGGAAAAATATGAGGAGACCAAAGGACGGTTAACGGCTTTGGAAGAGGCCGTCTCCGCCGCCAGGGAACAGGTTTTTGAACTGGATCGCTCCATTGAGAGACAGCAGAACCGGCTCACCCTCATTCAGGATCAAGCCGGTGTTCAGGGAGAGGAAGCCCGGCGGCTGCAACAGGAACTTCAGGAAGCCCGGGAGGGGGCCAAGAGGATCCTGGCGGAACAGGCCGGAGAACAGGAGAAATTAAACCAGATCCAAAAGGAAATGGACCATTCCCCGGATAAAGAATGGGAAAAGCAACTGACCGAAATGGAACAGGGCTTGAGTCGTAAGCAGGAGCAGCAGGAACAGCTTAATGGGGAAATGATTGATCAACTCAATGTGGTTGCCAACCACCGGGGCAATAAAAATCAAGCTGCGGACCGCAGAGAACAGTTAAACCAGCGGTTAAAGCATCTGGAGAGAATTGCCGGGGAGGCGGAGGCAAAGAAAAAGGGGCTCCAGGAGAATGTTGCTGAAAGCACGGGGAAAATATCCCACCTGTTGGAGAGGAAAAAGCAAATTTCTCTGGACCAGGAGCACACGGAAAAAGAGCTAAAACAATCAGCCCTTGAACTGGACTCCCTACAGAAGCAGCGATCCACCGCCAAGGAAGAGCTGATTGCCCGGCAATCCCGGCTCAAGGTACTGGAAGAGCATTTTAAATCCCGCAGCGGTTTTATGCGGCCGGTGCGGGAGCTTTTGCGGGCCCCGGATGCGCCGGCGGGAATTTGCGGCACAGTGGTGGATTTAATTAAAGTTCCCGCCGGGTTTGAAACCGCCCTGGAAGCAGCCCTGGGAGGCGCCCTGCAGAATCTGGTTACGGAAACCTCCAACCAGGCTAAAGAAGCCATTGCCTTTCTAAAAAAGCGTCAGTTGGGCAGAGTGACCTTCCTGCCCCTGGATTCCCTGCGCCCGGCCCCGCCGGGAGAATGGGAAAAAAGGGCTCTGGACCTGCCGGGCATTGTGGGCCTGGCGGCCAAGCTGGTGGAAGTTGAACCCCGCTACCGTTCGGTTGTGGAACTGTTATTGGGCCGGCTGGTGGTGGCGGATACTCTGGAGAACGCCATAAAGGCCGCCCGGCGCACGGAGCAGCGTCTGCGCCTGGTGACCCTGACCGGGGAACTTTTTCATCCCGGGGGCTCCCTTTCCGGGGGCGGAGCGGTGAAGAATGCCGGAGGCCTGCTGCACACCCGCAGGGAAAGGGAGCAGTTGACTCAGGAAGTTCAGGAATTAAACCTCCGGGTGGAAGAGCTCACGGCGGCCTTGGCGGAAAAGCAAAGGAGTCAGCAGCATTTAACGGACCGGCTGCAGGAACTGCAGCGGGTGGAAGGGGCCCTGGAACTGGAAATTCAGGCCTGCCGGTTAAATTTGCAGCAGTCCCGGGAGGAACTGGACCGGGCGGATCAGCATGAACAGGAAAATCAGTGGGAAGCAGCCGGTGTTCAGGAAGAGCTGGCACGTTGGGCCCAAAGGGAGTTAAAGGCGGCAGAAGATCTGGCTGCCGCAGAAGCACAGTTGGCAGCCCTGCAGGATCAACTGACGGAGACTCAGGAAGAACTGGCTTCTTTGAGGAAGCGGAAGTCGGAGCTGGAACAAACCGTACAGCAGATGAGAATTCACCGGGCGGAACGCCGCCAGGAACTGCTTGGTCTGCAAAAAATCCTGGAACGGCTGCAAAAAGAATTGAACGAGAAAAACTTGTTTATAGCAACCGCTGAGGAAAACCTGGGGAACCTGAGCCGGAAAACCGCCGAACTGGGAGCTCAGGAAGAACAGATCCGTCAGGAGCTGTACCGCATGGATCAGGAACGAACCCGGGCGGTGCAAGGGCTGGCCGGAAAACAAAAGCAACGGGAGGCCTTGGCGCAAGAGGTTCGGCAGTTGGAGGAAAAATTAGAACAACTCCAGGAACAGTGGCTGCAAAACAATCAAAGGGTTCATCATTTGGAACTGCAGCAGGAACGGCTGCAAGCGGAACTGGAATTTTTGTCTTCCCGGTTTTTGGAAAAAGGCATTGAAGATCCGGCGGATTTGGTGGTGGAGCCGGTTGCCAATAAAAAACAAGCCCGTTGGGAAATCCAGCGGTTAAAAGAGCAGTTGGAGGCCATTGGCCCTATCAACCCCGGAGCCGAGGAGGAATACCGGGAAGTGACCGAAAGGCATGCCTTTCTCCTGGGACAGAAAAATGATTTGGAGGAAAGCCATCGGTCCCTGGAACAATTGATCGGGGAATTAAACCGTTTGATGGCCAGCCAGTTCGTACAGGCCTTCACCATCATTAACAAGAATTTTGACCGGGTATTTCAGCAGCTTTTTGGTGGCGGCGGCGCTTCCATGACTCTGACCGAAGAAGATTCCCTGACCTGCGGCATTGAAATTATGGCCCGGCCGCCGGGCAAAAAAAATCAAAACCTTTCCCTGCTGTCCGGCGGAGAGAGGGCCCTGACGGCCATTGCCCTGCTGTTTGCCATCTTAGAATATAAACCCAGCCCTTTCTGTGTGCTGGATGAAATTGAGGCTTCCCTGGATGAAGCCAATGTTCGCCGTTTTGCAGATTACCTGGCCAATACCTCCGGTGAAGTACAGTTTATTGTTATCAGCCACCGGAAAGGAACCATGGAAAAGGCCGACACCCTGTTCGGGGTAACCATGGATGGCACCGGGGTCACGCAGTTGCTGTCCTTGTCCCTGGATGAGTATAAACAGAGCGGCAAACGCCTGGCCTAATTTACAGCCGGCCCATGGTTGACAGGGCCTTTTAATAGGCATTATAGTAGGGACAGGCCGTGTCTTGAAAGCGGTCCAAAGTGTTCTGGGAGGTAGGATCAGTGGGCTTTTTTAATCGTTTAAAGGAAAGTTTAACCAAAACACGGGAATCCTTTGTGGAAAAGATCGACCAGGTGGTTACCGGTCGTAAAGGCATTGACGAAGAGCTTTATGAAGAACTGGAAGAGGTATTAATTCAGGCTGATGTGGGTGTAAATACCGCCATGACCCTGGTGGAGCGGGTTCGTAAGGGAGTAAAGGCCCGCAACGTGCAGGAGGCTTACCGGTTAAAAGATATTTTTCAGGAAGAGCTGGAATATCTGATGGGGGAAAAGATTTCTCCCATTCAGTTGAACCCAGAAGGCCCCACGGTGATCATGGTGGTTGGGGTCAACGGAGTGGGCAAAACCACTACCATCGGGAAACTGGCCCATAATTACAAAGAACAGGGCAAAAAGGTGCTGCTGGCTGCCGGAGACACCTTCCGGGCGGCGGCCATTGATCAACTGGAAATATGGGCTCAGCGGGTGGGGGTGGATATCATCAAACACCAGGAGGGCTCCGATCCCGGGGCGGTGGCTTATGACGCCGTCCACGCGGCCCGTTCAAGAAAGGCCGATATTTTGTTGATTGATACCGCGGGCCGCCTGCATAACAAGAGCAACCTGATGGATGAACTAAGAAAAGTTTACAAGGTGATTGCCCGGGAACTTCCGGGAGCGCCCCACGAAGTCTTGCTGATACTGGATGCCACCACCGGCCAAAACGCCTTGAACCAGACCAAAATATTTAGCGAGGCGGTCCATGTGACCGGCATTGCCTTAACCAAATTAGACGGCACGGCCAAGGGCGGCGTGGTTACCGCCATTGTAACCGAGATGGCCATACCCGTGAAGCTTATTGGCATTGGGGAAGGGATGGATGACCTAAAACAGTTTAACCCCAAGGATTTTATCGATGCCCTCTATGGTGTAAACAAGGAGGACCAATAAGAACGGAAGCCAGCGGGCCGCGGTTATTTTAACGGCCCGCTTTTACATGGGATGATAATAAAAAGACTGTAAGAACCAGACAGCCTTCGTGTCGTAGAGAAAAATTACTCTCTTTATTGGTAAAGCATAAAATTCAGGAATACACCCCCTGTAATGAATGACCAGCCACTTTTCAATGGTTTTATTAATATTTGCTAATTTGTTAGAATAATATAGAGATAAGCGGGCAATAGCCCGTAGTTTAATTTTAAAAAATAAAGGAGAGTGGTCCCGTCATTATGGGTGACGACACGTCATTCAGTATTATGCTGGTGATGAAGATTTTGCTGGCTCTTTTTCTGGTGTTTTTAAACGGCCTCTTTGTGGCGGCGGAGTTTTCCTTTGTCAAGGTGAGACCCACCCGGCTGGCCCAATTAATTGCCGAAGGAAACCGGAGAGCCAAGGATGCGCAGGTTTGTGTCAATAACATTGATACCTACCTTTCGGTCTGCCAGTTGGGTATTACCCTGTCCAGCCTGGGTCTGGGCTGGTTAGGGGAGCCGGTGGTGGCCAAATTATTGGAACCCCTGCTGTATTCCCTGGGCATGACTTCATCAACAGCGCTGCATTCTGTTTCTTTTGTAGTTGCTTTTGCACTGGTGACCTTTTTGCATGTGGTGTTCGGGGAACTGGTGCCCAAGTCGCTGGCCATCCAGCGGGCGGAAAGTGTTACCCTGTGGCTGGCCGGACCCATGCGGATGTTTTATTATCCCTTTTACCCGGGAATTGTACTGTTTAACGGTACGGCCAACCGGATTTTACGGAAGCTGGGGGTTCAGCCGGCCAGCGAGCACGAGGAAAGCCATAGTGAAGAAGAACTGCAGATGCTGGTTTCCGAGAGTTATAAAGGAGGGCATCTGGATAAAAACGAATGGCGTTTGCTCCAGAATGTATTTGAATTTGAAAGGCGGGTGGCCAGGGAGGTTATGGTACCGCGTCCGGATGTGGTCTTTCTGGACCGGGAAAAGTCCCTGGAAGAAAATCTGGAAATCGCCCGCAACACGGAACACACCCGTTTTCCGCTGATCGACGGCGACAGCGATCATGTGGTGGGGCTGGTACACATTAAAGACCTCTTTCGTTTGCAGTCCGGTTCCACTATGGATCAGGTGAAACGCAACATCATGATGGTGCCCGAGGGCATTCCTCTGGACCGACTGTTGAGGCAGTTTCAGCAGAACCACGAGCATATGGCGGTGGTGGTGGACGAATACGGCGGTACCAGCGGGATTATCACCATGGAGAATGTACTGGAAGAACTGGTGGGGGAAATTCAAGACGAGTTCGACCAGGAATGTCCCCAGGTGACCACGGAAAAAGAAGGAACCTTCATCGTAGATGGCAGGATGCTCCTGGAAGAAGCATCCGAGATGTTCTGCCTGCCGGTGGATGAAGAAGAAGAATACGATACCCTGGGGGGCTTTGTTTTTGGCAAACTGGGCAAGCGCCCCAGGGTGGGTGATGTGGTGGAACTGCCGGAACACCAATTGGAGGTGGCCGAAATGCAGGGCCTGCGCATTCACCGCATTCGTTTAATGATTATAAATAAAAATCTTTGCCAGGACGTACTGGCATCCTAGCAGCTCCGGGCCAAAGCCCGGAGCTTTTTGCTTTCGCAAAAGGATGATTACCGCGAACTAATACTATTTTAAATAACGTCAGGTTGTTAAAAGGACTTTTGAATAGGCATGGAGAAGATTGATTTGAATTTTCTTTGAGTAATTTTTGTCGTCGATCGTAGGTAGTTGTAGCTTCGCAAAAGATTCTGCAAAAAATCTCACCTGATTTTGCAAAACATTTTGCCAAACCACTGCATAAATTTTCATCGTACCCTCCCGGCAACCCGAGAGGGTACTCTGTTTTTTTGTGAGACTTTTTGTTATGCAATGTTCACCGTTTGTGTCTTTTCATTCCACTCCACCGTCCGTCCCAGAGCTTCCGCTAATGCCCTCACTGGGGCATAAGACCGGTCCGCAATCAGCATGCCCGTTAACACCTGGCCATCTACAATAATCCTCACGGTTCCGGGTTGAACCGGTTCAGGCAGCTCCACGCCCAGGTAATTGGCGATTCCATGGGCAATAGCTGTGGCGGTTAACTCCTGAAAGGCAGCATACCCCAGCAAATTCTCTTCCCCTGGATTGCTGATAAACGCTATTTCCACCAGACAGGCGGGCATATTGGTTTCTTTAAGCACTGCAAAATTATCGGTTTTAATGCCTCTATCCGGGAGGCACAAGACAGGAATTACAGAGTCGTGCACAGCCTTGGCTAGGGCATTCCCCTGGATACTTCCAGGATAATGGTATACTTCTGTACCCTTGGCGGTATTGTTTTTGGCGCTATTGCAGTGAATGGACACAAACACATCGGCTTCAGCCTGGTTGGCCAGCCTAGCCCTGGCAGAGAGGTCGGCGCTGGTGGTACTGCCAAGGGCTGTATCACTATCCCGGGTCAACCTCGCGTCGATACCGGCTCCCCGAAGTAGTGTGGCCACTTGTTTGGCTACCGCCAAGGTGACTGCCTTTTCCTGCAGCCCCTTGGACCCTACAGCGCCGGGATCATACCCGCCGTGGCCTGGATCTATGACGATGATCTTTCTCATTATTTCCTTTCCCCCTATAACTCAGGAATAAATACCTTATCTATCTGCGCATATGAGAATGCCTTGCTTCTCGTTTCAACAGCTTGCTTAATGGCAGAAAGAGCTTCTTCATAAGTCTCTTTAGGATCTGTGTATTTTATGGGTTTTTTGTCTTCGTTATAAAAAACAGCAACATATTTGGATGGTTAATGCTGCACAATTTAAGTCTGTTGTTCGGCATCAAGAAATTTATTGATCTGTGGATCATACCTTTTGCCGATAAGCAACAAGTCATTTTCCTCAACGGCTATAACATAATCACTTATTTGCACATCATCGATTACTACTGCTACCGTATGACAAATCATATCATCAGTTAATTGAGCAACGATCATAATAACACCACCTAGATAGTAATGACATACACCCCGTATTCTATGCCAACTCCCCACGAACTACCCCACGGACGATAAAATTGTATATTACTTGCATCATAAAGTGTAACTACAAAGTCCCTTGAACCAATATACTCATATATGTCATTTGCATTATTTGACACACTTGCATAAGTATATGGTACTATAAATGTTCTATCTACGTTTATGGGACTTATAGTTATCAATTTACTTTGACTACTTGCATCTATATACCCGCTACCACTATAGTACGCAACAGCTAAATTACTGAATTCAACGACAGTCCATCCTATAATAATGTTACCTTTCCCTAGATATTTATCTCTAGTAGATAAGGTTAAAGTAGTTGGTGATTCTAGCTTTGGTATTGGCTTCCTGGTCGGTGAAAAACCATAGGTAGTATCTCTAACATCTTGTACAAAGGTTAGCAGCACAATTGTTTTAGATACGTCAACGCTACCGATAGTGACACTAACACTAGCACTATTACTGCTGATTGTCGACGTCCCTTTTTGTATAGACCTGATGCCGCTTGGTATTAAGCTGCCAGCAATACCAAATATATCAACTCCGGTCTTGATGTTAGCGGATATTAAATCTGCATCACCTTTAACAATACCACCTGAAACATACCCTGCTGGTATGTTTTGATCAACTATCCCTGGTATAAATGTTGGTGCACCACGATTCGGCATCGTGCCTGCCGTACCTGCAATGGTAGTTCCGATCAGCACCTTTGATGCATCGAAGGTTACCGCAGCCACCCTACCGCTGCCGTTATGGTATCCTTGTGCAATGGTTTGGGCAGCAGGTCCGGGAGTAATATTCGCTGCCCCCCGGTTAGGCATGGTTCCGGTGAGCGTTGACCCGGTGCTGTTAATAAACGTTTTCCCCGTCAGCACATCCCCAACCACCGCTGTGCCAGCGGGCGTTACTCCGGTATTAATCTGCCCAATTTTCGTGGCCAACTGTGGAAAAGTGTCACTACCACTTGCGGGCACCCCTTTGTCAGTAATGGCGGTAGCAACCTGATTCTTACCATCACTGACAGAGGTAAAAAGCTCCGCCAAGGCTCCTTCCACATCAGTGGCCGTGAAATGGTTTCCTGTGTCAGCTACTGAAATATTACTTGCCTTGTGCCGATGAGACGAATCGGCCAAATGCGCAGTAAGGGCCGCATCCTGAGCGGCTTTGTCCTGGTCGATTTTGTCCCAGTTTTCATTCAGATGACGCTCAACATCAAAATACTCGTTTCCATCTGCGACGGGGTCAATCTTCAGTAAATTTAAGTTTTGGGTGTTTGTAGCCATTTGCTAACCCCCTCTATAAAATCGGTTG is drawn from Desulforamulus ruminis DSM 2154 and contains these coding sequences:
- the rnc gene encoding ribonuclease III, with translation MSKQEEAIQRLKVKLGFRWHNPALLTQALTHSSCVHESRGHGLCHNQRLEFLGDAVLELLISEHLYQMFPDRTEGELTKKRAASVCEPSLAKVARGLDLGRCLRMGRGEERSGGRERPSILADAFEALLGAIYLDQGLEVTRKFVLACLQPVIEDVVAGRLDRDYKTELQETLQQTSPEPLSYVIMNETGPDHNKTFTAGVIYRGQVIGRGNGHSKKEAEQQAAKDAFAHLGVIRAAVPKNGSTSKLPE
- the smc gene encoding chromosome segregation protein SMC; translation: MEIQGFKSFRERIKLELSPGLTVVVGPNGSGKSNITDAISWCLGEQRVSNLRGSRMEDVIFAGSDQRKPVGMAEVTLTLDNSARLFQLPYEEIAVSRRFYRSGESEYSINKVPCRLKDIHALFMDTGLGRGAYSLIGQGKVDEILSSRPEERRSIIEEAAGIVKYRHRKEEAVRKMQGATQDLNRVLDIISELETRLEPLSLQAEKTRQFNDLQKELRNWELSLFKRDWDDLHSRLKEIKGQLELAKKELNQEKPLYQEKYEETKGRLTALEEAVSAAREQVFELDRSIERQQNRLTLIQDQAGVQGEEARRLQQELQEAREGAKRILAEQAGEQEKLNQIQKEMDHSPDKEWEKQLTEMEQGLSRKQEQQEQLNGEMIDQLNVVANHRGNKNQAADRREQLNQRLKHLERIAGEAEAKKKGLQENVAESTGKISHLLERKKQISLDQEHTEKELKQSALELDSLQKQRSTAKEELIARQSRLKVLEEHFKSRSGFMRPVRELLRAPDAPAGICGTVVDLIKVPAGFETALEAALGGALQNLVTETSNQAKEAIAFLKKRQLGRVTFLPLDSLRPAPPGEWEKRALDLPGIVGLAAKLVEVEPRYRSVVELLLGRLVVADTLENAIKAARRTEQRLRLVTLTGELFHPGGSLSGGGAVKNAGGLLHTRREREQLTQEVQELNLRVEELTAALAEKQRSQQHLTDRLQELQRVEGALELEIQACRLNLQQSREELDRADQHEQENQWEAAGVQEELARWAQRELKAAEDLAAAEAQLAALQDQLTETQEELASLRKRKSELEQTVQQMRIHRAERRQELLGLQKILERLQKELNEKNLFIATAEENLGNLSRKTAELGAQEEQIRQELYRMDQERTRAVQGLAGKQKQREALAQEVRQLEEKLEQLQEQWLQNNQRVHHLELQQERLQAELEFLSSRFLEKGIEDPADLVVEPVANKKQARWEIQRLKEQLEAIGPINPGAEEEYREVTERHAFLLGQKNDLEESHRSLEQLIGELNRLMASQFVQAFTIINKNFDRVFQQLFGGGGASMTLTEEDSLTCGIEIMARPPGKKNQNLSLLSGGERALTAIALLFAILEYKPSPFCVLDEIEASLDEANVRRFADYLANTSGEVQFIVISHRKGTMEKADTLFGVTMDGTGVTQLLSLSLDEYKQSGKRLA
- the ftsY gene encoding signal recognition particle-docking protein FtsY — encoded protein: MGFFNRLKESLTKTRESFVEKIDQVVTGRKGIDEELYEELEEVLIQADVGVNTAMTLVERVRKGVKARNVQEAYRLKDIFQEELEYLMGEKISPIQLNPEGPTVIMVVGVNGVGKTTTIGKLAHNYKEQGKKVLLAAGDTFRAAAIDQLEIWAQRVGVDIIKHQEGSDPGAVAYDAVHAARSRKADILLIDTAGRLHNKSNLMDELRKVYKVIARELPGAPHEVLLILDATTGQNALNQTKIFSEAVHVTGIALTKLDGTAKGGVVTAIVTEMAIPVKLIGIGEGMDDLKQFNPKDFIDALYGVNKEDQ
- a CDS encoding hemolysin family protein, which produces MGDDTSFSIMLVMKILLALFLVFLNGLFVAAEFSFVKVRPTRLAQLIAEGNRRAKDAQVCVNNIDTYLSVCQLGITLSSLGLGWLGEPVVAKLLEPLLYSLGMTSSTALHSVSFVVAFALVTFLHVVFGELVPKSLAIQRAESVTLWLAGPMRMFYYPFYPGIVLFNGTANRILRKLGVQPASEHEESHSEEELQMLVSESYKGGHLDKNEWRLLQNVFEFERRVAREVMVPRPDVVFLDREKSLEENLEIARNTEHTRFPLIDGDSDHVVGLVHIKDLFRLQSGSTMDQVKRNIMMVPEGIPLDRLLRQFQQNHEHMAVVVDEYGGTSGIITMENVLEELVGEIQDEFDQECPQVTTEKEGTFIVDGRMLLEEASEMFCLPVDEEEEYDTLGGFVFGKLGKRPRVGDVVELPEHQLEVAEMQGLRIHRIRLMIINKNLCQDVLAS
- a CDS encoding N-acetylmuramoyl-L-alanine amidase, translated to MRKIIVIDPGHGGYDPGAVGSKGLQEKAVTLAVAKQVATLLRGAGIDARLTRDSDTALGSTTSADLSARARLANQAEADVFVSIHCNSAKNNTAKGTEVYHYPGSIQGNALAKAVHDSVIPVLCLPDRGIKTDNFAVLKETNMPACLVEIAFISNPGEENLLGYAAFQELTATAIAHGIANYLGVELPEPVQPGTVRIIVDGQVLTGMLIADRSYAPVRALAEALGRTVEWNEKTQTVNIA